CGGACACGTCAGCTTTCAGCTTTTCCGGCAGTGGATAAGACTGAACATCAAATTTGGCAGACATATGTTGGGTCCTACCACCATCAATCTTCCCTGCAGGAATAAAAACAAGACCCACTTCTTCCCCTGAGTAACTTAACTGAAGCGAGCTGTCATAGTGGGTGAATTCATCACGATTTGGGTTCGTAACGGAGACATATTGGAAGAAAGTGAAGTTAACGGTGCCGTTAGTAACGGAGAAAGTTGGGAATCTAACGGCTTCCACCGCGATTTTCGGAGATTTGGGCTTGAAGAGGAAGAAGTAAGCGATTACAATGGATGCAATGATAAACATGAGGAATACTGTGGCACATACACATGAAGCAAAATTTGTGCGCCCTCTACTTGGTTTAGATCTGTAAGGATTATTCATGGCTAAAGATTATTGCTTTTGGAAAACCCAATTGGGAAAATTTAGTGTTAAGAATGTGAGGGATGTCAATAAAGTTATGGGTACCAAATCATTAGCACTAAAGAAAAAGGTAAAAACAAGAAAGACAAGGGTAGAAAGAGAGAGGAGACAAGAGACTTTTTAGTTCATCAGTGACTCTCAACTATACAGTGATTTTTTCTTTGTCAAAATTAAGGAAAGTGGTGGTacttactttttcttttctttcttgttaAGGAGTAGATAAAAATAGTAAGCAGGGAAGTTGATGTAAATAAAGAGAAAAACCTATATTTGCTGCTAAACTATAGATTTTTGTTTAATTTCCTTTTGTTAGAAATTGACAACAATAATGGCTAAGTTACAATTTCGTATCATATTTGCATTTTTTCTCCAACTAAGCAAACAAAATTGTCGTAATCATTGATTTTCGTCTAGTAGACTGACGTAGATGGCAACAAATGTTTGATGTTACAGTTGCATCAAATCTGATATAGCAGCAGTTTTTCTTAGTTTAATTGCAGAATTGTTTGTCAGTGTAAGAATAAGTGAAAGTTAGAAACTTTTAATTTTAGAGTACTCTTAATT
The sequence above is a segment of the Lycium barbarum isolate Lr01 chromosome 6, ASM1917538v2, whole genome shotgun sequence genome. Coding sequences within it:
- the LOC132645432 gene encoding uncharacterized protein LOC132645432, whose amino-acid sequence is MNNPYRSKPSRGRTNFASCVCATVFLMFIIASIVIAYFFLFKPKSPKIAVEAVRFPTFSVTNGTVNFTFFQYVSVTNPNRDEFTHYDSSLQLSYSGEEVGLVFIPAGKIDGGRTQHMSAKFDVQSYPLPEKLKADVSGGLIPAVNGGGPTMEVETRMKLVGRVRLLKVFTHRVDSGVKCGVIIQVSSGNVLGVRC